One Lycium barbarum isolate Lr01 chromosome 5, ASM1917538v2, whole genome shotgun sequence genomic window carries:
- the LOC132640584 gene encoding formin-like protein 3 isoform X1 → MGVGRVRSVFVFVVFVCVWSANSSQGNRKLPENCLDNEGSWGVQHIDEDKAEKIWIHCVEGSHKNTETASVLDLSLYQAATGTYIYLKSDIALLRKRILQKAISDLPPEEKQILLECLRRKSLPLSWFIKYQKLFSQWLSSVPRRHLRERKLQDKLIDDVAAPILAPSPGPTAVSPIYAPTPSFEAPTEPPAKSPTPRAHVKPPAKAPTPRTHVPPHAKAPTPPTRANSSKPLPVIPPPAKPKNTGTNASEDNDKNRTYIIAAVSGGAVVLGIALLALLLILCLRKSKKKETVPQYGKRDEKPLLNLCSGSLSADSSQKSSSIGSSTKKDFKSSSTVNSLSGPADAHNSSEAEARTDAPVNALPLPPGKSTPPPPGPPPPPPKPPAPKPPPPPMAARPPPPGPPKPGNPAKPLPPLGAHKRRSSSGGEGTEPSDDSDAPKAKLKPFFWDKVLANPDHSMVWHDIKAGSFQFNEEMMESLFGYNAANPGKTEGTKAASSFEATPQYIQIIDAKKSQNLAIILKALNVTTEEVCDALKEGNKLSPELIQAISKMAPTTDEELKLRLYCGEISQLGPAERFLKSLVEIPFAFKRMEALLLMSSLEEDVSSIKESFETLEVACKELRNSRLFLKLLEAVLKTGNRMNDGTYRGGASAFKLDTLLKLSDVKGTDGKTTLLHFVVQEIIRSEGLRAARKLRESESLSALTTEDLVEDAASQDSVNYHRNLGLQVVSGLSNELEDVKKAAVIDGENLSASVSKLGKSLVKTKAFLDTDMKSLEEERKFRDTLTNFMQHAEEEIKWILEEEKRIMALVKSTGDYFHGTAGKDEGLRLFVTVRDFLIMLDKECILVRKSTKLPANTPRKGALTASPSQESHPDSLPDHVHQRLFPAIQQRRMDDDFSSDDESTSQ, encoded by the exons ATGGGTGTGGGAAGGGTCAGGTCTGtatttgtttttgttgtttttgtttgtgtttggtcaGCTAATAGTTCACAAGGGAATCGAAAGCTTCCCGAAAACTGTTTAGATAATGAAGGTTCTTGGGGTGTTCAACACATAGATGAAGATAAG GCTGAGAAAATATGGATTCATTGCGTAGAAGGATCACATAAGAATACAGAAACAGCAAGCGTTCTAGATTTGTCTCTTTATCAGGCAGCAACAGGAACTTATATTTACTTAAAATCAGATATAGCTTTGTTGAGAAAAAGAATCTTACAAAAGGCTATTAGTGATCTGCCTCCTGAAGAGAAGCAAATCCTTCTGGAATGCTTAAGAAGGAAAAGCCTTCCTCTTTCTTGGTTCATCAAGTACCAAAAGCTTTTCTCGCAATGGTTGTCCAGTGTTCCAAGAAGGCACCTAAGAGAAAGAAAGCTTCAAGATAAGCTAATAGATGATGTTGCAGCTCCAATCCTCGCTCCATCTCCAGGCCCCACAGCCGTATCACCAATTTATGCTCCAACGCCTTCTTTTGAAGCGCCCACGGAACCTCCTGCAAAGTCTCCAACACCTCGGGCCCACGTCAAACCTCCTGCAAAGGCACCAACACCTCGGACTCATGTCCCCCCTCATGCAAAGGCTCCAACGCCTCCGACTCGTGCCAACTCTTCTAAACCTTTGCCTGTAATTCCTCCTCCTGCTAAACCAAAAAATACAGGAACTAATGCTTCAGAAGATAACGATAAGAACAGAACATATATTATTGCTGCTGTTTCTGGAGGTGCCGTGGTACTAGGAATCGCACTTTTAGCTCTGTTATTAATACTCTGTCTTAGAAAAAGTAAAAAGAAAGAGACAGTCCCACAGTATGGGAAAAGAGATGAGAAACCTCTTCTTAACCTTTGTTCAGGTAGTCTATCTGCAG ATTCTTCTCAGAAGTCTTCAAGCATAGGAAGTTCAACCAAGAAAGATTTCAAGAGTTCTTCTACTGTAAATAGTCTTTCGGGGCCAGCTGATGCTCATAATTCTTCTGAAGCAGAAGCTAGAACAGATGCACCTGTAAATGCATTACCACTTCCTCCAGGAAAATCCACACCTCCGCCACCTGGACCACCTCCTCCTCCTCCTAAACCACCTGCTCCAAAGCCGCCTCCACCTCCAATGGCTGCTCGCCCTCCACCCCCCGGACCACCAAAGCCTGGTAATCCAGCAAAGCCTTTACCGCCCCTTGGAGCACATAAGAGACGAAGTTCTTCTGGTGGTGAGGGAACTGAACCATCTGATGACTCTGATGCTCCAAAGGCAAAATTAAAGCCATTTTTCTGGGACAAGGTTCTTGCTAATCCTGATCACTCGATGGTTTGGCACGACATCAAAGCTGGCTCATTCCA GTTTAATGAGGAGATGATGGAATCGTTATTCGGATATAACGCAGCAAATCCAGGCAAAACTGAGGGCACGAAAGCTGCATCGTCTTTTGAAGCTACCCCACAGTATATTCAGATAATTGATGCTAAGAAATCACAAAATCTAGCAATTATTCTTAAAGCCTTAAATGTGACGACAGAAGAAGTTTGTGATGCTCTCAAGGAGG GTAATAAACTGTCTCCTGAACTTATTCAAGCTATATCAAAGATGGCACCAACAACAGATGAAGAACTCAAACTTCGATTATATTGTGGAGAAATTTCTCAGCTCGGTCCTGCTGAAAGGTTTCTAAAATCGCTTGTTGAAATTCCCTTTGCCTTCAAACGGATGGAAGCATTGTTGCTCATGAGTTCTCTTGAGGAAGATGTTTCTTCCATTAAAGAGTCCTTTGAAACTTTAGAG GTGGCATGCAAGGAGCTGAGAAACAGTAGACTCTTCCTGAAACTTCTAGAAGCTGTTCTTAAAACTGGGAATCGCATGAACGATGGCACCTATCGTGGTGGCGCATCAGCATTCAAGCTTGATACGCTGTTGAAACTCTCAGATGTTAAAGGAACTGATGGCAAGACCACACTTCTCCACTTTGTCGTTCAAGAAATTATCCGATCAGAAGGATTAAGAGCAGCACGCAAGTTAAGGGAGAGTGAAAGCTTGTCGGCTCTGACAACAGAAGATCTTGTCGAGGATGCTGCTTCTCAAGACTCGGTGAATTACCATCGTAACCTTGGTCTCCAGGTGGTTTCTGGTCTAAGCAATGAACTTGAGGATGTAAAAAAAGCAGCAGTTATAGACGGTGAGAACTTAAGTGCATCTGTCTCGAAACTCGGTAAGTCACTAGTGAAAACGAAAGCGTTTCTAGACACTGACATGAAAAGTTTGGAGGAAGAGAGGAAGTTCCGTGATACCCTCACGAATTTTATGCAACACGCGGAAGAGGAGATCAAGTGGATATTAGAAGAAGAGAAAAGGATAATGGCTTTGGTGAAGAGTACAGGAGACTACTTCCATGGAACTGCAGGAAAGGACGAAGGCTTGCGTCTCTTCGTCACTGTTCGTGATTTCTTAATTATGTTGGACAAGGAATGTATATTGGtgagaaaatcaaccaagttgCCAGCAAATACCCCTAGAAAAGGAGCACTAACGGCATCACCTTCCCAGGAATCCCATCCGGATTCTTTGCCAGATCATGTTCATCAACGACTATTTCCTGCAATCCAGCAGCGACGGATGGATGATGATTTTAGTTCAGATGACGAAAGCACATCCCAATAG
- the LOC132640584 gene encoding formin-like protein 3 isoform X2, whose product MGVGRVRSVFVFVVFVCVWSANSSQGNRKLPENCLDNEGSWGVQHIDEDKAEKIWIHCVEGSHKNTETASVLDLSLYQAATGTYIYLKSDIALLRKRILQKAISDLPPEEKQILLECLRRKSLPLSWFIKYQKLFSQWLSSVPRRHLRERKLQDKLIDDVAAPILAPSPGPTAVSPIYAPTPSFEAPTEPPAKSPTPRAHVKPPAKAPTPRTHVPPHAKAPTPPTRANSSKPLPVIPPPAKPKNTGTNASEDNDKNRTYIIAAVSGGAVVLGIALLALLLILCLRKSKKKETVPQYGKRDEKPLLNLCSDSSQKSSSIGSSTKKDFKSSSTVNSLSGPADAHNSSEAEARTDAPVNALPLPPGKSTPPPPGPPPPPPKPPAPKPPPPPMAARPPPPGPPKPGNPAKPLPPLGAHKRRSSSGGEGTEPSDDSDAPKAKLKPFFWDKVLANPDHSMVWHDIKAGSFQFNEEMMESLFGYNAANPGKTEGTKAASSFEATPQYIQIIDAKKSQNLAIILKALNVTTEEVCDALKEGNKLSPELIQAISKMAPTTDEELKLRLYCGEISQLGPAERFLKSLVEIPFAFKRMEALLLMSSLEEDVSSIKESFETLEVACKELRNSRLFLKLLEAVLKTGNRMNDGTYRGGASAFKLDTLLKLSDVKGTDGKTTLLHFVVQEIIRSEGLRAARKLRESESLSALTTEDLVEDAASQDSVNYHRNLGLQVVSGLSNELEDVKKAAVIDGENLSASVSKLGKSLVKTKAFLDTDMKSLEEERKFRDTLTNFMQHAEEEIKWILEEEKRIMALVKSTGDYFHGTAGKDEGLRLFVTVRDFLIMLDKECILVRKSTKLPANTPRKGALTASPSQESHPDSLPDHVHQRLFPAIQQRRMDDDFSSDDESTSQ is encoded by the exons ATGGGTGTGGGAAGGGTCAGGTCTGtatttgtttttgttgtttttgtttgtgtttggtcaGCTAATAGTTCACAAGGGAATCGAAAGCTTCCCGAAAACTGTTTAGATAATGAAGGTTCTTGGGGTGTTCAACACATAGATGAAGATAAG GCTGAGAAAATATGGATTCATTGCGTAGAAGGATCACATAAGAATACAGAAACAGCAAGCGTTCTAGATTTGTCTCTTTATCAGGCAGCAACAGGAACTTATATTTACTTAAAATCAGATATAGCTTTGTTGAGAAAAAGAATCTTACAAAAGGCTATTAGTGATCTGCCTCCTGAAGAGAAGCAAATCCTTCTGGAATGCTTAAGAAGGAAAAGCCTTCCTCTTTCTTGGTTCATCAAGTACCAAAAGCTTTTCTCGCAATGGTTGTCCAGTGTTCCAAGAAGGCACCTAAGAGAAAGAAAGCTTCAAGATAAGCTAATAGATGATGTTGCAGCTCCAATCCTCGCTCCATCTCCAGGCCCCACAGCCGTATCACCAATTTATGCTCCAACGCCTTCTTTTGAAGCGCCCACGGAACCTCCTGCAAAGTCTCCAACACCTCGGGCCCACGTCAAACCTCCTGCAAAGGCACCAACACCTCGGACTCATGTCCCCCCTCATGCAAAGGCTCCAACGCCTCCGACTCGTGCCAACTCTTCTAAACCTTTGCCTGTAATTCCTCCTCCTGCTAAACCAAAAAATACAGGAACTAATGCTTCAGAAGATAACGATAAGAACAGAACATATATTATTGCTGCTGTTTCTGGAGGTGCCGTGGTACTAGGAATCGCACTTTTAGCTCTGTTATTAATACTCTGTCTTAGAAAAAGTAAAAAGAAAGAGACAGTCCCACAGTATGGGAAAAGAGATGAGAAACCTCTTCTTAACCTTTGTTCAG ATTCTTCTCAGAAGTCTTCAAGCATAGGAAGTTCAACCAAGAAAGATTTCAAGAGTTCTTCTACTGTAAATAGTCTTTCGGGGCCAGCTGATGCTCATAATTCTTCTGAAGCAGAAGCTAGAACAGATGCACCTGTAAATGCATTACCACTTCCTCCAGGAAAATCCACACCTCCGCCACCTGGACCACCTCCTCCTCCTCCTAAACCACCTGCTCCAAAGCCGCCTCCACCTCCAATGGCTGCTCGCCCTCCACCCCCCGGACCACCAAAGCCTGGTAATCCAGCAAAGCCTTTACCGCCCCTTGGAGCACATAAGAGACGAAGTTCTTCTGGTGGTGAGGGAACTGAACCATCTGATGACTCTGATGCTCCAAAGGCAAAATTAAAGCCATTTTTCTGGGACAAGGTTCTTGCTAATCCTGATCACTCGATGGTTTGGCACGACATCAAAGCTGGCTCATTCCA GTTTAATGAGGAGATGATGGAATCGTTATTCGGATATAACGCAGCAAATCCAGGCAAAACTGAGGGCACGAAAGCTGCATCGTCTTTTGAAGCTACCCCACAGTATATTCAGATAATTGATGCTAAGAAATCACAAAATCTAGCAATTATTCTTAAAGCCTTAAATGTGACGACAGAAGAAGTTTGTGATGCTCTCAAGGAGG GTAATAAACTGTCTCCTGAACTTATTCAAGCTATATCAAAGATGGCACCAACAACAGATGAAGAACTCAAACTTCGATTATATTGTGGAGAAATTTCTCAGCTCGGTCCTGCTGAAAGGTTTCTAAAATCGCTTGTTGAAATTCCCTTTGCCTTCAAACGGATGGAAGCATTGTTGCTCATGAGTTCTCTTGAGGAAGATGTTTCTTCCATTAAAGAGTCCTTTGAAACTTTAGAG GTGGCATGCAAGGAGCTGAGAAACAGTAGACTCTTCCTGAAACTTCTAGAAGCTGTTCTTAAAACTGGGAATCGCATGAACGATGGCACCTATCGTGGTGGCGCATCAGCATTCAAGCTTGATACGCTGTTGAAACTCTCAGATGTTAAAGGAACTGATGGCAAGACCACACTTCTCCACTTTGTCGTTCAAGAAATTATCCGATCAGAAGGATTAAGAGCAGCACGCAAGTTAAGGGAGAGTGAAAGCTTGTCGGCTCTGACAACAGAAGATCTTGTCGAGGATGCTGCTTCTCAAGACTCGGTGAATTACCATCGTAACCTTGGTCTCCAGGTGGTTTCTGGTCTAAGCAATGAACTTGAGGATGTAAAAAAAGCAGCAGTTATAGACGGTGAGAACTTAAGTGCATCTGTCTCGAAACTCGGTAAGTCACTAGTGAAAACGAAAGCGTTTCTAGACACTGACATGAAAAGTTTGGAGGAAGAGAGGAAGTTCCGTGATACCCTCACGAATTTTATGCAACACGCGGAAGAGGAGATCAAGTGGATATTAGAAGAAGAGAAAAGGATAATGGCTTTGGTGAAGAGTACAGGAGACTACTTCCATGGAACTGCAGGAAAGGACGAAGGCTTGCGTCTCTTCGTCACTGTTCGTGATTTCTTAATTATGTTGGACAAGGAATGTATATTGGtgagaaaatcaaccaagttgCCAGCAAATACCCCTAGAAAAGGAGCACTAACGGCATCACCTTCCCAGGAATCCCATCCGGATTCTTTGCCAGATCATGTTCATCAACGACTATTTCCTGCAATCCAGCAGCGACGGATGGATGATGATTTTAGTTCAGATGACGAAAGCACATCCCAATAG
- the LOC132640584 gene encoding formin-like protein 3 isoform X3, translated as MQCNRAKINLLAEKIWIHCVEGSHKNTETASVLDLSLYQAATGTYIYLKSDIALLRKRILQKAISDLPPEEKQILLECLRRKSLPLSWFIKYQKLFSQWLSSVPRRHLRERKLQDKLIDDVAAPILAPSPGPTAVSPIYAPTPSFEAPTEPPAKSPTPRAHVKPPAKAPTPRTHVPPHAKAPTPPTRANSSKPLPVIPPPAKPKNTGTNASEDNDKNRTYIIAAVSGGAVVLGIALLALLLILCLRKSKKKETVPQYGKRDEKPLLNLCSGSLSADSSQKSSSIGSSTKKDFKSSSTVNSLSGPADAHNSSEAEARTDAPVNALPLPPGKSTPPPPGPPPPPPKPPAPKPPPPPMAARPPPPGPPKPGNPAKPLPPLGAHKRRSSSGGEGTEPSDDSDAPKAKLKPFFWDKVLANPDHSMVWHDIKAGSFQFNEEMMESLFGYNAANPGKTEGTKAASSFEATPQYIQIIDAKKSQNLAIILKALNVTTEEVCDALKEGNKLSPELIQAISKMAPTTDEELKLRLYCGEISQLGPAERFLKSLVEIPFAFKRMEALLLMSSLEEDVSSIKESFETLEVACKELRNSRLFLKLLEAVLKTGNRMNDGTYRGGASAFKLDTLLKLSDVKGTDGKTTLLHFVVQEIIRSEGLRAARKLRESESLSALTTEDLVEDAASQDSVNYHRNLGLQVVSGLSNELEDVKKAAVIDGENLSASVSKLGKSLVKTKAFLDTDMKSLEEERKFRDTLTNFMQHAEEEIKWILEEEKRIMALVKSTGDYFHGTAGKDEGLRLFVTVRDFLIMLDKECILVRKSTKLPANTPRKGALTASPSQESHPDSLPDHVHQRLFPAIQQRRMDDDFSSDDESTSQ; from the exons ATGCAGTGCAACAGAGCAAAAATCAATTTACTG GCTGAGAAAATATGGATTCATTGCGTAGAAGGATCACATAAGAATACAGAAACAGCAAGCGTTCTAGATTTGTCTCTTTATCAGGCAGCAACAGGAACTTATATTTACTTAAAATCAGATATAGCTTTGTTGAGAAAAAGAATCTTACAAAAGGCTATTAGTGATCTGCCTCCTGAAGAGAAGCAAATCCTTCTGGAATGCTTAAGAAGGAAAAGCCTTCCTCTTTCTTGGTTCATCAAGTACCAAAAGCTTTTCTCGCAATGGTTGTCCAGTGTTCCAAGAAGGCACCTAAGAGAAAGAAAGCTTCAAGATAAGCTAATAGATGATGTTGCAGCTCCAATCCTCGCTCCATCTCCAGGCCCCACAGCCGTATCACCAATTTATGCTCCAACGCCTTCTTTTGAAGCGCCCACGGAACCTCCTGCAAAGTCTCCAACACCTCGGGCCCACGTCAAACCTCCTGCAAAGGCACCAACACCTCGGACTCATGTCCCCCCTCATGCAAAGGCTCCAACGCCTCCGACTCGTGCCAACTCTTCTAAACCTTTGCCTGTAATTCCTCCTCCTGCTAAACCAAAAAATACAGGAACTAATGCTTCAGAAGATAACGATAAGAACAGAACATATATTATTGCTGCTGTTTCTGGAGGTGCCGTGGTACTAGGAATCGCACTTTTAGCTCTGTTATTAATACTCTGTCTTAGAAAAAGTAAAAAGAAAGAGACAGTCCCACAGTATGGGAAAAGAGATGAGAAACCTCTTCTTAACCTTTGTTCAGGTAGTCTATCTGCAG ATTCTTCTCAGAAGTCTTCAAGCATAGGAAGTTCAACCAAGAAAGATTTCAAGAGTTCTTCTACTGTAAATAGTCTTTCGGGGCCAGCTGATGCTCATAATTCTTCTGAAGCAGAAGCTAGAACAGATGCACCTGTAAATGCATTACCACTTCCTCCAGGAAAATCCACACCTCCGCCACCTGGACCACCTCCTCCTCCTCCTAAACCACCTGCTCCAAAGCCGCCTCCACCTCCAATGGCTGCTCGCCCTCCACCCCCCGGACCACCAAAGCCTGGTAATCCAGCAAAGCCTTTACCGCCCCTTGGAGCACATAAGAGACGAAGTTCTTCTGGTGGTGAGGGAACTGAACCATCTGATGACTCTGATGCTCCAAAGGCAAAATTAAAGCCATTTTTCTGGGACAAGGTTCTTGCTAATCCTGATCACTCGATGGTTTGGCACGACATCAAAGCTGGCTCATTCCA GTTTAATGAGGAGATGATGGAATCGTTATTCGGATATAACGCAGCAAATCCAGGCAAAACTGAGGGCACGAAAGCTGCATCGTCTTTTGAAGCTACCCCACAGTATATTCAGATAATTGATGCTAAGAAATCACAAAATCTAGCAATTATTCTTAAAGCCTTAAATGTGACGACAGAAGAAGTTTGTGATGCTCTCAAGGAGG GTAATAAACTGTCTCCTGAACTTATTCAAGCTATATCAAAGATGGCACCAACAACAGATGAAGAACTCAAACTTCGATTATATTGTGGAGAAATTTCTCAGCTCGGTCCTGCTGAAAGGTTTCTAAAATCGCTTGTTGAAATTCCCTTTGCCTTCAAACGGATGGAAGCATTGTTGCTCATGAGTTCTCTTGAGGAAGATGTTTCTTCCATTAAAGAGTCCTTTGAAACTTTAGAG GTGGCATGCAAGGAGCTGAGAAACAGTAGACTCTTCCTGAAACTTCTAGAAGCTGTTCTTAAAACTGGGAATCGCATGAACGATGGCACCTATCGTGGTGGCGCATCAGCATTCAAGCTTGATACGCTGTTGAAACTCTCAGATGTTAAAGGAACTGATGGCAAGACCACACTTCTCCACTTTGTCGTTCAAGAAATTATCCGATCAGAAGGATTAAGAGCAGCACGCAAGTTAAGGGAGAGTGAAAGCTTGTCGGCTCTGACAACAGAAGATCTTGTCGAGGATGCTGCTTCTCAAGACTCGGTGAATTACCATCGTAACCTTGGTCTCCAGGTGGTTTCTGGTCTAAGCAATGAACTTGAGGATGTAAAAAAAGCAGCAGTTATAGACGGTGAGAACTTAAGTGCATCTGTCTCGAAACTCGGTAAGTCACTAGTGAAAACGAAAGCGTTTCTAGACACTGACATGAAAAGTTTGGAGGAAGAGAGGAAGTTCCGTGATACCCTCACGAATTTTATGCAACACGCGGAAGAGGAGATCAAGTGGATATTAGAAGAAGAGAAAAGGATAATGGCTTTGGTGAAGAGTACAGGAGACTACTTCCATGGAACTGCAGGAAAGGACGAAGGCTTGCGTCTCTTCGTCACTGTTCGTGATTTCTTAATTATGTTGGACAAGGAATGTATATTGGtgagaaaatcaaccaagttgCCAGCAAATACCCCTAGAAAAGGAGCACTAACGGCATCACCTTCCCAGGAATCCCATCCGGATTCTTTGCCAGATCATGTTCATCAACGACTATTTCCTGCAATCCAGCAGCGACGGATGGATGATGATTTTAGTTCAGATGACGAAAGCACATCCCAATAG